A region from the Desulfocurvibacter africanus subsp. africanus DSM 2603 genome encodes:
- the ilvB gene encoding biosynthetic-type acetolactate synthase large subunit: MCAMIRMTGAEIIVRLLERQGVAVVAGIPGGANLPLYDALSRSPIRHVLARHEQGAGFIAQGMARTTGRPAVCLATSGPGATNLLTAIADAKLDSVPLVCITGQVPRGLLGTDAFQEVDTYGLAMPITKHAWLARSASELLTIIPEAFRLASSGRAGPVLVDVPKDVQQEYAEFDQWPEPGLPELVAGPDIQVLERAAALLDSARRPAMILGGGVIASGASELAVRLAERCAMPTAMTLMGLGAMPAGHPQYLGMLGMHGMRCTNTILHECDLLLAVGMRFDDRATGVASRFCPEAEIIHIDIDASEIGKIKSASVGLATDAAQALEALLGMTRKRPRVGWQHRVRQIRQADAALDELNTDLRTPRGILANLAAQLPEDAIIVTDVGQHQMWTAMHYPFRRPRTLLTSGGLGTMGFGLPTAIGAALAKPDARIVLVTGDGSLQMNLQELATAAEEGANITIVLMDNGSLGLVHQQQDLFFGRRHYASTFRHGVDFCQVARGFGMRAANLHEARDPHAAMSRALCGSGPCLIRARVDASDHVLPMVPPGASNTETIVPQPRMKEEAHVRACA; this comes from the coding sequence ATGTGCGCAATGATCAGGATGACCGGCGCGGAGATCATCGTCCGACTGTTGGAGCGCCAGGGCGTGGCCGTCGTGGCCGGCATCCCCGGCGGAGCGAATCTGCCTTTGTACGACGCCCTGTCGCGCAGCCCCATCCGCCACGTGCTGGCCCGCCATGAACAGGGCGCGGGCTTCATCGCCCAAGGCATGGCCCGAACAACGGGCCGCCCGGCCGTGTGTCTGGCCACTTCCGGCCCCGGCGCCACCAACCTGCTCACGGCCATTGCCGACGCCAAGCTCGATTCCGTGCCGCTGGTGTGCATCACCGGCCAGGTGCCGCGCGGACTCCTGGGCACCGACGCCTTCCAGGAAGTGGACACCTACGGCCTGGCCATGCCCATCACCAAGCACGCCTGGCTGGCGCGCTCGGCCTCCGAGTTGCTCACGATCATTCCCGAGGCCTTCCGGCTGGCCTCATCCGGGCGAGCTGGCCCGGTGCTCGTCGACGTGCCCAAGGATGTGCAGCAGGAGTACGCCGAGTTCGACCAGTGGCCTGAGCCCGGACTGCCCGAGCTGGTCGCGGGTCCCGACATCCAGGTCCTGGAGCGCGCCGCCGCGCTGCTGGACAGCGCACGCAGGCCGGCCATGATCCTGGGCGGCGGGGTTATCGCCTCGGGCGCTTCGGAGCTGGCCGTGCGGCTCGCCGAGCGCTGCGCCATGCCCACGGCCATGACGCTCATGGGTCTGGGGGCCATGCCAGCCGGCCATCCTCAGTACCTGGGCATGCTGGGCATGCATGGCATGCGCTGCACCAACACGATCCTGCACGAGTGCGACCTGCTGCTGGCCGTGGGCATGCGCTTCGACGACCGGGCCACGGGTGTGGCCAGCCGCTTCTGTCCCGAAGCCGAGATCATCCACATCGACATCGACGCAAGCGAAATCGGCAAGATCAAGTCGGCCAGCGTGGGCCTTGCCACGGATGCGGCCCAGGCTCTGGAAGCCCTGCTGGGCATGACGCGGAAGCGGCCGCGCGTGGGCTGGCAGCACCGTGTGCGCCAGATTCGCCAGGCTGACGCCGCCTTGGATGAACTCAACACGGACTTGCGCACTCCGCGCGGCATCCTGGCTAACCTGGCTGCGCAGCTTCCCGAGGATGCCATCATCGTCACCGACGTTGGCCAGCACCAGATGTGGACGGCCATGCACTATCCCTTCCGCCGGCCGCGCACCCTGTTGACCTCGGGCGGCCTGGGCACCATGGGCTTCGGCCTGCCCACGGCCATCGGCGCTGCCCTGGCCAAACCCGACGCCAGGATCGTGCTCGTGACCGGCGACGGCAGTCTGCAGATGAACCTGCAGGAGCTGGCCACGGCGGCCGAAGAGGGCGCGAACATCACCATCGTGCTCATGGATAACGGCAGCCTGGGCCTGGTGCACCAGCAGCAGGACCTTTTCTTCGGCCGCAGGCACTACGCCTCCACCTTCCGCCACGGCGTGGATTTCTGTCAGGTGGCTCGGGGCTTCGGCATGCGCGCGGCCAACCTGCACGAGGCCCGCGATCCGCATGCGGCCATGTCCCGCGCCCTGTGCGGCTCGGGGCCATGCCTCATACGCGCGCGCGTGGACGCGTCCGACCACGTGCTGCCCATGGTGCCGCCAGGAGCGTCCAACACCGAAACCATCGTGCCGCAACCCCGCATGAAGGAGGAAGCCCATGTCCGCGCCTGCGCATGA
- a CDS encoding amino acid-binding ACT protein, with amino-acid sequence MTVDSYRAANRQSGQEGEGTEPSGQAGAAGISPALSEPIGQGKAVLELRVAGHSGSLPQVCGLLARRAFPVEAMLCLPASGGWQSIWLLVPEDGRLGQLMRQVGKLGDVLDVNRRDGLGPFETLMAP; translated from the coding sequence ATGACTGTGGATTCTTACAGGGCTGCGAACCGGCAGAGCGGACAGGAAGGGGAGGGGACTGAGCCCAGCGGTCAGGCCGGAGCAGCGGGGATATCACCGGCGCTGTCGGAACCGATCGGCCAGGGTAAGGCCGTGCTGGAGTTGCGCGTGGCCGGCCACTCCGGCTCGTTGCCCCAGGTCTGCGGCCTGTTGGCGCGCAGGGCCTTCCCGGTGGAGGCCATGCTGTGTCTGCCTGCCTCCGGCGGCTGGCAGAGCATCTGGCTGCTGGTGCCCGAGGACGGACGGCTCGGGCAGCTCATGCGTCAGGTCGGCAAACTCGGGGATGTGCTGGACGTGAACAGGCGGGACGGCCTGGGGCCGTTCGAAACACTCATGGCGCCATAG
- a CDS encoding DUF5658 family protein, giving the protein MLNWTLAALLVLLQVPDILTTNAILAAGGRELNPIMRLCMRLSSSWRLSWLPWWMPKMAIAMGGAGILGSSQDTDARVALALLVLAYLAVVGSNLMQLRRLRARARRWAA; this is encoded by the coding sequence ATGCTCAACTGGACACTCGCCGCACTGCTCGTACTCCTGCAGGTTCCGGACATCCTGACCACCAACGCCATACTGGCCGCCGGCGGCCGCGAGCTGAACCCGATCATGCGCCTGTGCATGCGCCTGAGTTCATCCTGGCGGTTGTCCTGGCTGCCCTGGTGGATGCCCAAAATGGCAATCGCCATGGGCGGGGCCGGAATCCTCGGCTCCTCGCAAGATACGGATGCCCGCGTGGCCCTGGCCCTGCTCGTACTGGCCTACCTTGCCGTCGTGGGCTCCAATCTCATGCAGCTCCGGCGCCTGCGCGCAAGGGCAAGGCGCTGGGCCGCCTGA